One Sphingomonas endolithica DNA segment encodes these proteins:
- a CDS encoding ferredoxin--NADP reductase, translating to MDMPTRPPVTIPDHTAFNTVDVRWVRHWNEHLFSFAVDRPASFRFRSGEFVMVGLPTETGKPLMRAYSISSPDYAEELEFLSIKVEDGPLTSRLQLIQPGDRMYLGRKPVGTLVTDALLPGKRLFMFSTGTGLAPFLSLMRDPQVYDLFEQVVVVHSVRRVSDLAFHDEMVARLADDPLVSEQAAQQFHYIPTVTREPFHTSKRIGALIEDGTLFSHPLGGANALDPETDRAMMCGSSAMIHEMGARLETLGFVEGSNSMPGTYVIERAFVD from the coding sequence ATGGATATGCCCACCCGCCCGCCAGTCACGATTCCCGATCATACCGCCTTCAACACGGTCGATGTGCGCTGGGTGCGCCACTGGAACGAACATCTGTTCAGCTTCGCAGTCGATCGCCCGGCAAGCTTCCGCTTCCGCTCGGGCGAATTCGTGATGGTCGGGCTGCCGACCGAGACCGGCAAGCCGCTGATGCGCGCTTACTCGATCTCCAGCCCGGATTATGCCGAGGAGCTCGAATTTCTGTCGATCAAGGTCGAGGACGGCCCGCTGACCAGCCGGTTGCAGCTGATCCAGCCCGGCGACCGGATGTACCTCGGCCGCAAGCCGGTCGGCACGCTCGTCACCGATGCGCTGCTGCCCGGCAAACGCCTGTTCATGTTCTCGACCGGCACCGGCCTTGCCCCGTTCCTCAGCCTGATGCGCGACCCGCAGGTCTATGACCTGTTCGAGCAGGTGGTGGTGGTGCACAGCGTGCGCCGTGTCAGCGATCTTGCGTTTCACGACGAGATGGTCGCGCGGCTGGCCGACGATCCGCTGGTGTCGGAGCAGGCGGCGCAGCAATTCCATTATATCCCGACTGTGACGCGCGAACCGTTCCACACCAGCAAGCGGATCGGCGCACTGATCGAGGACGGAACGTTGTTTTCGCACCCGCTGGGCGGCGCCAACGCGCTCGATCCGGAAACCGACCGGGCGATGATGTGCGGCAGCAGCGCGATGATCCATGAAATGGGTGCGCGGCTGGAGACGTTGGGCTTTGTCGAGGGATCGAACTCGATGCCCGGTACCTATGTGATCGAGCGCGCTTTCGTCGATTGA
- the hemW gene encoding radical SAM family heme chaperone HemW, protein MLRTDTSTDAPLALYVHWPFCVSKCPYCDFNSHVRESVDQEAWRAALLTDLAHEAALLPGRTLGSIFFGGGTPSLMPPATTAAIIDAASRAWRFADDIEITLEANPSSVEAARFTDIAAAGVNRVSLGLQALDDQALGFLGRAHDVGEGLAALATAQAAFARVSFDLIYARPGQTLAAWEAELARAIGFGTEHLSLYQLTIEPGTRFATEAAAGRIVIPDGDSAADLFEMTRAITAAAGLPAYEISNHARAGSESRHNLVYWRYQDYAGIGPGAHGRRGGLATVRRKKPENWLAAVARNQHGMELEEPLAPATRATEALLMGLRLREGVDLARIAQLGATTIPQLIDLPALEKLAAQGLARRDGDRLLVTEAGMLLLDAILPIVVKIDSE, encoded by the coding sequence ATGTTGCGTACCGACACTTCCACCGATGCACCGCTGGCGCTGTACGTGCACTGGCCGTTCTGCGTCTCCAAATGCCCGTATTGTGACTTCAACAGCCATGTTCGCGAATCGGTCGATCAGGAAGCATGGCGCGCGGCGCTGCTGACCGATCTGGCACATGAAGCGGCGCTGCTGCCCGGCCGGACGCTGGGATCGATCTTCTTCGGGGGCGGCACGCCGTCGCTGATGCCGCCGGCAACGACCGCGGCGATCATCGACGCGGCGTCGCGCGCATGGCGCTTCGCCGACGATATCGAGATCACGCTGGAAGCCAATCCCTCCTCGGTGGAGGCAGCGCGGTTCACCGACATCGCGGCGGCTGGTGTCAACCGGGTGTCGCTCGGGCTGCAGGCGCTGGATGACCAGGCGCTCGGCTTTCTCGGACGGGCACATGATGTCGGCGAGGGGCTGGCGGCGCTGGCCACCGCCCAGGCGGCGTTCGCGCGCGTGAGCTTCGACCTGATCTATGCGCGACCTGGACAGACGCTTGCGGCGTGGGAGGCGGAACTCGCGCGAGCGATCGGCTTCGGCACCGAACATCTGTCGTTGTACCAGTTGACGATCGAGCCCGGCACGCGCTTTGCGACCGAGGCCGCCGCTGGCCGCATCGTCATTCCGGATGGCGACAGTGCGGCAGATCTGTTCGAGATGACGCGCGCGATCACCGCCGCGGCCGGGCTGCCTGCCTACGAGATTTCCAACCATGCGCGTGCCGGTTCGGAAAGCCGTCATAACCTCGTTTACTGGCGCTATCAGGATTATGCCGGGATCGGCCCCGGCGCGCACGGGCGGCGGGGCGGGCTTGCCACCGTGCGGCGCAAGAAGCCGGAAAACTGGCTGGCCGCGGTGGCGCGCAACCAGCACGGCATGGAGTTGGAGGAACCACTCGCGCCGGCGACGCGCGCGACCGAGGCATTGCTGATGGGGCTGAGGCTGCGCGAGGGCGTCGATCTGGCGCGGATCGCGCAGCTGGGGGCGACGACGATCCCGCAATTGATCGACTTGCCGGCATTGGAGAAGCTCGCCGCGCAGGGATTGGCGCGGCGCGACGGTGATCGCCTGCTGGTCACCGAGGCGGGAATGCTGCTGCTCGATGCGATCCTGCCGATCGTGGTGAAGATCGACTCGGAGTGA